CACGGCCGACCGATGCCCGACGTCGACCGGCGGCTGATGGGTCGGGCGACGATCCGTTCCATCGTGCGCCGGCACGCCGAGCAGCTCAGCGCCCTGGGCCAGGAGCTGTGGCCGATCCAGGTCGAGCGGCGCTACGCGGGGGCGGTGGAGGACGCGGTCTTCGGCTACGGGCGGCTGCAGCCCCTGTTCGACCTCCCCACCGCGGAGAACATCGAGATCCACGGCCACGACTCGGTCATGGTGCAGCACGGGGACGGCCGCCGGGTGCCGCACCCGCCGGTGGCCGACAGCGACGCCGAGCTGGTCGAGGCGATCCGCTTCCTGGGCGAGATGGCCAGCCCCAGCCGACCCTTCGACGACGCCCACCCCACCATGACGCTGGCCCTGGGGCACCGCTTCCGGCTGCACGCCATCGGCTTCGGGCTGTCGTCGCGGCCCTCGGTCACGATCCGCCAGCACCTGCTCACCGACGTCACCCTGGCCGAGCTGGCCGACGGCGGTCTGCTGCCCGACGACGTGGCGGCCTTCCTGCACGCCGCGGTGCTGGCCCGCAAGTCGATCGTGATCTCCGGTGACCAGGGTGCCGGGAAGACCACCCTGCTCCGGGCCCTGGTGGCGGCCATCCCGGTGCAGGAGCGCTTCGGCACCATCGAGACCGACTACGAGCTCCTCACCCACCTGCTCCCCGGGCGGGGGAACGTGCTGGCCCTGCAGGCCCGCACCGGGCTGGGCGAGGTGGTCGACGGACGCCGGCTGGGGGAGTTCACCGTGGCGGACCTGCTGCCGGAGGCGCTGCGGCAGAACCTGTCCCGGCTGGTCATCGGCGAGGTCCGCGGCGGCGAGGCGGCGGCCATGTTCGAGGCGATGCAGGCCGGGCCGGGACTCGACTACCCTCGAACGTGTGAGAGCGGCGATCTACACCCGGCAGTCACAGGACCGCACCGGCACTGGGCTGGGAGTCGCCCGCCAGGAGGCCCTGTGCCGGCAGCGCGCCGAACAGCTCGACTGGACTATCGTCGCCGTCTACTCCGACAATGACGTCTCCGCCTCGACCGGGAAGCCGCGGCCTCGCTACCAGCAGCTGCTCGCTGACCTCGAGGGCGGCCTGGTCGACGCGGTGGTCGTGTACAACCTCGACCGGTTGCACCGCCGCCCGGTCGAGCTCGAGCACTTCATCACCTTGGCTGACCAGCACCGGACTGCGCTGGCCTCCGTCTCAGGGGAGGTGGACCTGTCTACCGACGGGGGCCGGCTGCACGCACGGATCCTCGGCGCGGTCGCGCGCGCGGAGATCGAGCGGAAGTCCGCCCGGCAGACCGCCGCGTACCGGCAGCGCGCGCAGCAGGGGCGTCTCCACCGGCTCCAGCCCGCGTTCGGGTACCGCGGACTCCAGCTGGAGCCCGTCGAGGCGCAGGCTGTGCGGGACGCCGTCGGCTGGGTGCACGACGGGGTGTCGCTCTACGAGATCGCCCGGAGGTGGACGGCCAGAGGGTTGACCACCGCGCTCGGGAACCCGTGGGAGGGGTCGACGGTGGCCACCTACCTGCGGAACCCGCGCGTCGCAGGCATCCGGACCTACCGCCGGGAGCCGGTCGTGGTCGACGGCGAATACGTGCGGGGTGAGTGGGAGCCCCTCCTTGACGTTGACACCTGGCAGGCGATGACGGCCGCGCTGGCGAGCCGCGGGCACCGCTGGCCGGAGCGGCAGCAGCAGCTCCTGCTGTCGGGGGTGGCGCGGTGCGGCACCTGCGGGAACCGGATCAACTCTGGGGGCAAGCGGCAGGGGAACTCGGTCGGGCACCGCTACCGCTGCGTGAAGAACGGGTCGCACATCAACCGCACCGCAGCGCCCGTCGACGAGTTCGTGGTGGACGCCCTGGTCGCCCGGCTGGGGCAGCCGGACACGGTCGACGTGCTGAGCGCGGCGCCGACCGTCGACGTCGGCGGGCTCAGGGTCGAGGCCACACAGCTCCACCAGCGGATGGAAGGACTGTCGGAGGCGTACGCCGACGGCGCCATCAGCGTGGGCCAGCTCCGTGCCGGGACTGAGCGGCTGCGTGGCCAGCTGGCGGAGGTGGAGCGGCGACTGCAGTCCGGACAGCGGTCGGCGGCGACGGCCCGGCTGGTCGCTAGCTCGGACGTCCGGGCCGCTTGGGACGCTCTCGAGATCTCCGTGCAGCGGACGGTGCTGCGCGAGCTCGCCGGCATCACCATGCACGGGCCCGGGGCCGGGATCAGGTACGTCACGGCTGAGCAGGTCGTCATCGACTGGCTCTGAGCGCGACCTGCGGCGGTCCGCGAGGACCTGTCATAGCGTCGACCTACCCTCGGCCCATGACCATGACCGGGGCACCTGAGGCCGTCGCCGCTGCTGAGCGCTGGCAGCACCGCAACATCTGCCACATCCTCGGCCTCGA
The sequence above is a segment of the Auraticoccus monumenti genome. Coding sequences within it:
- a CDS encoding CpaF family protein, whose amino-acid sequence is MPLFQAPPGPPGDDVAPPPRTTFTATEIAASPLGEQAAGSVDWGLVVVLRRQASAEISEHSRQFQEEHGRPMPDVDRRLMGRATIRSIVRRHAEQLSALGQELWPIQVERRYAGAVEDAVFGYGRLQPLFDLPTAENIEIHGHDSVMVQHGDGRRVPHPPVADSDAELVEAIRFLGEMASPSRPFDDAHPTMTLALGHRFRLHAIGFGLSSRPSVTIRQHLLTDVTLAELADGGLLPDDVAAFLHAAVLARKSIVISGDQGAGKTTLLRALVAAIPVQERFGTIETDYELLTHLLPGRGNVLALQARTGLGEVVDGRRLGEFTVADLLPEALRQNLSRLVIGEVRGGEAAAMFEAMQAGPGLDYPRTCESGDLHPAVTGPHRHWAGSRPPGGPVPAARRTARLDYRRRLLRQ
- a CDS encoding recombinase family protein, with amino-acid sequence MGVARQEALCRQRAEQLDWTIVAVYSDNDVSASTGKPRPRYQQLLADLEGGLVDAVVVYNLDRLHRRPVELEHFITLADQHRTALASVSGEVDLSTDGGRLHARILGAVARAEIERKSARQTAAYRQRAQQGRLHRLQPAFGYRGLQLEPVEAQAVRDAVGWVHDGVSLYEIARRWTARGLTTALGNPWEGSTVATYLRNPRVAGIRTYRREPVVVDGEYVRGEWEPLLDVDTWQAMTAALASRGHRWPERQQQLLLSGVARCGTCGNRINSGGKRQGNSVGHRYRCVKNGSHINRTAAPVDEFVVDALVARLGQPDTVDVLSAAPTVDVGGLRVEATQLHQRMEGLSEAYADGAISVGQLRAGTERLRGQLAEVERRLQSGQRSAATARLVASSDVRAAWDALEISVQRTVLRELAGITMHGPGAGIRYVTAEQVVIDWL